The Spirosoma foliorum genome has a window encoding:
- a CDS encoding helix-turn-helix domain-containing protein, producing the protein METQSIPYYDNLPDFLKAVKSIESTNRCFGIFPFEQFGGPGEVIPPFRSSTYVVALVTEGTGTIHLDGVPYRVQPGTLYFLRPWTVRSIHKEDQWHGYVAMFTSEFVTKRSVLSDPMQEYPFYRKGAQPLIHITPEETNELANQFELIATESNHPTRSKADRLDLIYHLLQASLIKSRQVYRQALSAIDYSQPVSLIERFQSLLQMYYLPDPNQGTPVLLTVHEAADRLHIHPHYLSDILKKYTGKTALQHIRERTAFEAQNLIRNTNLTVAEVGYQLNFEDPSNFTKFFKSITGMTPRAYREQRYALAA; encoded by the coding sequence GTGGAAACTCAATCGATACCTTATTACGATAATTTACCGGATTTTTTGAAAGCAGTGAAGTCGATTGAGTCGACAAATCGTTGCTTCGGTATTTTTCCGTTTGAGCAATTCGGTGGGCCGGGTGAGGTAATTCCACCTTTTCGGAGTAGTACCTATGTAGTGGCTCTTGTGACCGAAGGTACCGGAACGATTCACCTGGATGGCGTGCCGTATCGCGTACAGCCGGGTACGTTATACTTCCTGCGTCCGTGGACGGTTCGGTCTATTCATAAAGAAGACCAATGGCATGGTTACGTAGCCATGTTTACGTCAGAATTCGTAACCAAACGATCGGTACTTTCCGACCCAATGCAGGAGTACCCGTTTTATCGAAAGGGTGCCCAGCCATTGATACATATTACGCCTGAGGAGACAAACGAACTGGCGAATCAATTCGAATTGATTGCTACGGAGTCCAATCATCCAACACGCTCAAAAGCGGATCGTTTGGACCTTATTTATCATCTGTTGCAGGCTTCATTGATCAAGAGTCGGCAGGTGTACCGTCAGGCACTTTCTGCTATCGACTATTCGCAGCCTGTGTCCTTAATTGAGCGCTTCCAGAGCCTGTTGCAGATGTATTACCTACCCGATCCCAATCAGGGAACGCCCGTATTACTTACGGTTCACGAAGCAGCCGATCGACTGCACATTCATCCACATTATTTAAGCGATATTTTAAAGAAGTACACAGGTAAAACAGCTCTCCAGCACATTCGGGAACGAACAGCGTTTGAAGCTCAGAACTTAATTCGAAATACAAACCTGACGGTAGCCGAAGTTGGCTATCAGTTGAACTTCGAAGACCCCTCCAACTTTACCAAATTTTTTAAAAGTATTACCGGAATGACGCCCCGTGCCTACCGCGAACAACGGTACGCTTTAGCCGCATAA
- a CDS encoding efflux RND transporter permease subunit — translation MWIVRLALEKKYTIAVMALLIMIMGGLAVNQMPTDIFPRINIPVVSVIWGYTGLSTNEMEKMITNFSETSLINNVSDIQRLESQTYNGTAVLKIFFQPSVKIEEALAQVTAISQTILVRMPPGTQPPLIVRYNATDVPVLQLGLSSDSLTEAQITDYAQTRVRPQISTVPGSRLSQAFGGKTRQIAVDLEPDQLIAYNVTPEEVTNAVSAQNLTLPGGSLRLAEREYNVRLNSKPDVITTLNDIPIKTVGGTTVHMRDVANVHDGAAVQSNIVKQDGSKGILMRIVKTGNASTTEIVDKIKNQILPTVRAAAPSNLRIEALFDQSLFVRASIKGVLVEGLIAALLTAALILLFLGSWRSTLIVAISIPLSILSSLVILYLLGETLNIQTLGGLALAIGILVDDATVTIENIHRNEELGMPLRQAILEGAQQIATPTLVSTLTICIVFTSVLFLEGPARFLFGPLAEAVVFAMLASYVLSRTLVPALADLMLKNEGHGAGEHGNKRPNAFARFYNSFNAGFDRFQARYIGALEWVLNNRKSVLAVFLVIIVFTGVLLPFVGRDFFPRVDGGQMRLHLRAPAGTRLESAEQISAKTAEIVREVIPEDEVGSIISNIGLTSERYNFFFSDNSTASSADAELLISLTEERSRPTDDYVREIRARLREEMPDVTYFFLSADIVSQILNFGLTAPIDVQVSGFDRANNLKVARDMQDKIAQIPGLVDVHLHQVLDAPELFLDVDRERAGQFGLTEQRVATNLNISLSGTGQTRPNFWPDPNTGFPYVIAVQTPPYKLDSYDKLLQTPITSNQISPQLLSNVMTMKRTVAPVIINRVNTQPTYDVYASVEKTDLGSVAKALEKISAEYKPQLKPGNVISIRGQVESMESAFTRLGIGIVFAALLVYLLMVVNFQSFRYPFIIITALPGALCGMVWMLFLTGTTFSIPSLMGAIMSVGVATANSILLVSFAKDHLPEVGGNAYEAALEAGRTRLRPILMTAIAMIIGMLPMSLGLGEGGEQNAPLGRAVIGGLLMATFTTLLFVPVVFSYLARKSKTV, via the coding sequence ATGTGGATTGTCCGCTTAGCACTTGAGAAAAAATATACCATCGCTGTAATGGCGTTGCTGATTATGATAATGGGCGGGCTGGCAGTTAACCAAATGCCAACCGACATTTTTCCGCGTATCAATATTCCCGTAGTATCGGTTATTTGGGGTTACACGGGGCTATCAACCAATGAAATGGAGAAGATGATTACCAACTTCTCCGAAACTTCGCTCATCAACAACGTAAGTGACATTCAGCGGCTCGAATCGCAGACGTATAATGGAACCGCAGTTTTAAAGATTTTTTTCCAGCCATCCGTTAAGATTGAAGAAGCGCTTGCCCAGGTAACAGCCATTTCGCAGACTATTCTGGTGCGGATGCCGCCCGGTACACAGCCGCCTTTAATTGTCCGCTATAACGCGACCGACGTACCAGTTTTACAATTAGGCCTATCGTCTGATAGTCTGACCGAAGCCCAAATTACCGACTACGCCCAAACGCGCGTTCGCCCTCAGATTTCGACCGTGCCGGGTAGTCGGCTTTCGCAGGCGTTTGGGGGGAAAACCCGCCAGATTGCGGTTGATTTGGAGCCGGATCAGTTGATTGCGTATAACGTTACCCCGGAAGAAGTTACCAATGCTGTTTCGGCGCAGAACCTAACGCTTCCTGGCGGTTCGCTTCGGTTAGCGGAACGGGAGTATAATGTACGCCTAAACTCAAAACCCGACGTCATTACGACGCTGAATGACATTCCGATCAAAACGGTTGGGGGTACAACGGTTCACATGCGGGATGTTGCCAATGTGCATGACGGTGCCGCGGTGCAATCAAATATCGTTAAGCAGGATGGGAGCAAGGGTATATTGATGCGGATAGTGAAAACGGGTAACGCATCGACTACGGAAATTGTCGACAAGATTAAAAACCAGATTTTACCGACAGTTCGGGCGGCAGCTCCGTCTAACCTGCGTATTGAAGCGCTGTTCGATCAGTCGCTATTTGTGCGAGCCTCTATCAAAGGCGTATTGGTTGAAGGTTTGATTGCGGCTTTGCTTACGGCGGCTTTGATCCTGCTATTCCTCGGAAGCTGGCGCAGTACATTGATTGTTGCTATTTCGATTCCTCTCTCGATTCTGTCGTCGCTGGTAATCCTGTATTTATTGGGCGAGACACTGAATATCCAGACCTTAGGTGGGTTAGCGCTGGCTATCGGTATTCTAGTGGATGACGCAACAGTAACTATCGAAAACATTCACCGGAACGAGGAATTAGGAATGCCGTTGCGGCAGGCCATTCTCGAAGGGGCTCAGCAAATTGCTACACCAACGCTCGTTTCGACGCTCACCATCTGTATCGTTTTTACATCGGTATTGTTTCTCGAAGGTCCGGCCCGTTTCTTATTTGGCCCGTTGGCCGAAGCGGTGGTATTTGCCATGCTGGCTTCCTATGTACTCTCGCGGACATTGGTTCCAGCACTGGCTGACCTGATGTTGAAAAACGAGGGGCACGGGGCCGGGGAGCATGGTAATAAGCGCCCTAATGCGTTCGCCCGCTTCTATAATAGCTTTAATGCGGGTTTTGATCGGTTTCAGGCTCGTTATATTGGTGCTTTAGAATGGGTACTCAATAATCGCAAAAGCGTATTAGCTGTCTTTCTGGTTATCATTGTCTTCACAGGAGTACTTTTGCCTTTTGTAGGTCGTGATTTCTTCCCACGCGTTGATGGTGGACAAATGCGATTGCACCTGCGGGCTCCTGCGGGCACACGACTCGAATCGGCTGAACAGATTTCGGCTAAAACGGCTGAAATCGTTCGCGAGGTCATTCCAGAAGACGAAGTCGGTTCAATCATTTCAAACATTGGCTTAACCTCAGAACGATACAACTTCTTTTTCTCCGATAACTCAACCGCTAGTTCTGCTGATGCTGAACTGTTGATTTCGTTGACTGAAGAGCGCTCACGTCCAACAGATGACTACGTCCGGGAAATTCGGGCGCGATTGCGCGAAGAAATGCCTGACGTAACGTATTTCTTTTTGTCGGCTGATATTGTTAGTCAGATTCTGAATTTCGGTCTGACAGCCCCAATAGACGTACAAGTGTCAGGTTTCGACCGGGCCAATAACCTGAAAGTGGCGCGGGATATGCAGGATAAAATTGCGCAGATTCCGGGTTTGGTGGATGTGCATTTGCATCAGGTTCTGGATGCTCCTGAGCTGTTTCTGGATGTCGACCGCGAACGCGCTGGGCAATTTGGCCTGACCGAGCAACGAGTGGCTACGAACCTGAATATTTCGTTGAGCGGTACTGGACAAACTCGCCCAAACTTCTGGCCGGACCCAAATACAGGTTTTCCATACGTCATTGCTGTACAGACACCTCCGTACAAACTTGATTCGTACGATAAGTTGCTTCAAACGCCAATTACCTCTAACCAGATTAGCCCACAATTGTTGAGCAACGTGATGACGATGAAGCGGACGGTAGCTCCCGTTATCATTAATAGGGTAAATACGCAACCGACCTACGATGTGTATGCCTCGGTTGAGAAAACGGATTTAGGTTCAGTCGCGAAAGCATTAGAGAAAATCTCGGCCGAATATAAACCGCAGCTCAAACCGGGTAATGTCATTTCGATTCGTGGTCAGGTGGAGAGTATGGAAAGCGCGTTCACCCGATTGGGCATAGGCATTGTGTTTGCTGCCTTGCTGGTTTACTTGCTCATGGTGGTCAATTTCCAGTCATTCCGCTATCCGTTCATTATCATTACAGCGTTGCCAGGTGCGTTATGTGGCATGGTCTGGATGCTGTTCTTAACGGGTACTACGTTCAGTATTCCATCGCTGATGGGGGCCATCATGAGCGTTGGGGTGGCCACGGCAAACAGTATTCTGCTCGTCAGTTTTGCGAAAGATCACCTGCCCGAAGTCGGTGGCAATGCGTATGAAGCAGCGCTCGAAGCCGGTCGGACGCGTCTACGCCCGATTCTGATGACAGCGATCGCTATGATTATTGGGATGCTGCCTATGTCGTTAGGATTAGGTGAAGGTGGTGAGCAGAATGCTCCGCTGGGACGAGCCGTAATTGGCGGTTTGTTAATGGCGACATTCACAACTCTTTTGTTTGTGCCAGTTGTGTTTAGCTATCTGGCCCGAAAGAGTAAAACTGTATAA
- a CDS encoding DUF952 domain-containing protein, producing MSLIYHIVPAADWASQKDSPNYEAASLQTEGFIHLSQKEQVGATLSRYYATVPDLLLLHVDTTKLKHELKYELATNNELFPHLYGPLNKDAVIEIEQLN from the coding sequence ATGAGCTTGATTTATCACATCGTTCCTGCTGCCGATTGGGCCAGTCAGAAAGACTCGCCGAATTATGAAGCTGCCAGTTTACAGACTGAAGGTTTCATCCATTTGTCGCAGAAAGAACAGGTAGGAGCCACGTTGAGCCGTTATTATGCAACTGTTCCCGATTTACTGCTCTTGCATGTTGATACGACCAAACTGAAGCATGAACTGAAATATGAACTTGCCACGAACAATGAGTTGTTCCCCCATCTATATGGGCCACTCAATAAAGACGCTGTTATCGAAATAGAACAATTGAACTAA
- a CDS encoding efflux RND transporter periplasmic adaptor subunit, with amino-acid sequence MKLIRIIIPLLALTALFVFFGVLPRIKNTQELKAASEVEKNREPIVNTVALKHSSDTTGLTLPGQIQPYRQTPLYARTQGFLRRWYADIGAQVKQGQILATIDVPELDQDIARAQADQQLAQTNLERLQSVQLPGAIAKQDVDTRQSGVAVAKANLGRLQALKDLQQIRAPFSGVITSRTAENGVIVSPGAGQPLFTLSELGTLRVFVDVPQTYYRYIKIGMPATVVVPELKNQKFMGKVVRTSGALRNDSRTLLAEVVIPNPKQALPSGLYSQVKFDMIAATAPILIPANALQITSEGPRVVVVDPDQRVRFVPITLGRDYGTTLEATNGLTGQETVVTNPNDRLHEGQKVRFRKGNVAEKTVAQR; translated from the coding sequence ATGAAACTAATTCGAATCATTATTCCCTTACTGGCACTCACTGCTCTGTTTGTATTTTTCGGAGTACTGCCACGCATTAAGAATACGCAGGAATTAAAAGCGGCATCTGAAGTAGAAAAGAACCGCGAGCCCATTGTCAATACCGTTGCGCTGAAACACTCGTCAGACACAACGGGCCTGACGCTGCCTGGCCAGATTCAGCCATACCGGCAAACACCTTTGTACGCTCGTACGCAGGGCTTTCTGCGTCGATGGTATGCCGATATTGGTGCCCAGGTAAAACAAGGACAAATCTTGGCGACGATCGACGTGCCCGAACTTGATCAGGATATTGCTCGTGCTCAAGCGGATCAGCAATTAGCACAAACTAATTTGGAGCGTTTGCAAAGCGTGCAATTACCTGGTGCCATCGCGAAACAGGATGTCGATACCCGCCAATCGGGTGTTGCCGTAGCTAAGGCTAACCTGGGTCGGTTACAGGCGTTGAAGGATTTACAGCAAATCCGTGCTCCTTTTAGTGGGGTCATTACCAGTCGGACGGCTGAAAATGGCGTAATTGTATCGCCGGGAGCCGGCCAGCCGCTGTTTACCCTTTCTGAACTGGGAACATTGCGGGTATTTGTTGATGTGCCACAGACCTATTATCGGTACATAAAAATTGGTATGCCTGCTACGGTTGTTGTTCCTGAGTTAAAGAACCAGAAATTTATGGGTAAAGTAGTTCGGACGTCGGGCGCTTTACGGAACGACTCACGGACGCTGTTAGCCGAAGTAGTGATCCCGAATCCCAAACAGGCCCTTCCATCTGGTTTGTACAGTCAGGTGAAATTTGATATGATTGCGGCTACGGCACCCATTTTGATTCCAGCCAATGCGTTGCAAATAACATCCGAAGGCCCACGAGTGGTGGTGGTTGATCCAGACCAGCGAGTGCGTTTCGTTCCAATTACATTAGGCCGAGACTATGGTACCACGCTCGAAGCGACAAATGGCCTGACCGGACAGGAAACCGTAGTAACTAATCCGAATGATCGACTCCACGAGGGTCAGAAAGTTCGATTCCGGAAAGGGAATGTTGCCGAAAAAACCGTAGCCCAACGATGA
- a CDS encoding efflux transporter outer membrane subunit, giving the protein MKKSSLAVSVYLVAVGTAIYCNQVSAQTTPISPPGGSVTVQPGNGSTNTPGVVQPQSAATGAANAQAPLVTSGSTTADLSPTMTTSGFRRFGDPLLESLIQLGLDNSPNLRAALSRVEEARIRVRVAQSFLSPSLRSSALITTQSLSQHRPLALATAAPDETPRFQLNTFQLLPIDASYELDLFKRIRNTIAVTDLQAQASMADYQTFRLTLASDIARTYLLIRGNDAEQAVFRRNIQSRDTTLSILRERFRVGLINQIDVQRAETDYAGLQVTLKGLERARVELVNGLSQLCAQDPNQFSVPNGALPATVPSYPYTSVSPEQLQHRPDLVQFIRQNQIAAAQVTVQQNSTMPRVNLVGSAGLLSGRIGPWINPTSATYILGFNASVPLYEGHRARQNIALAKQAIQSNQQTYLQAIQLAQRDAETALDNLTLLRQQIDLQGQTLTLARRTEQYNRELYVRGLATYLEVLDAQRTILTTEQQLVQLRSQESQYAVALLRAVGGDW; this is encoded by the coding sequence ATGAAAAAAAGTAGTCTAGCCGTTAGTGTTTATCTTGTTGCAGTTGGTACTGCGATTTATTGTAACCAAGTTAGTGCACAAACAACACCCATTAGCCCACCAGGTGGTTCAGTAACCGTTCAACCAGGCAATGGGTCGACCAATACACCTGGAGTTGTTCAGCCTCAGTCGGCTGCAACAGGTGCTGCAAATGCGCAAGCGCCCCTTGTAACGTCGGGTTCTACTACCGCTGATCTGTCTCCTACGATGACGACCAGCGGTTTCCGTCGCTTTGGTGATCCATTGCTGGAATCGCTGATTCAGTTGGGTTTAGACAATAGCCCCAATTTACGGGCGGCTCTTAGTCGCGTTGAAGAAGCCCGAATTCGCGTGCGGGTGGCCCAATCCTTCTTGTCGCCTTCTTTGCGGAGTTCGGCCCTGATTACCACCCAGAGTCTCTCACAGCACCGGCCATTAGCGCTGGCAACGGCGGCACCCGATGAAACTCCCCGGTTTCAGTTGAATACGTTTCAGCTATTGCCAATTGATGCCAGCTATGAACTGGATTTGTTCAAACGAATCCGGAATACCATTGCCGTCACTGATTTGCAGGCGCAGGCTAGCATGGCCGACTATCAGACGTTTCGCCTAACGCTGGCATCCGACATTGCCCGGACCTATTTGCTCATTCGGGGCAACGACGCTGAACAAGCCGTTTTTCGTCGGAATATTCAATCGCGTGATACGACGTTATCCATTCTTCGGGAGCGTTTCCGGGTTGGTCTGATTAACCAGATCGACGTGCAACGTGCCGAAACTGATTATGCAGGTTTACAAGTAACGCTCAAAGGTCTGGAACGGGCTCGCGTTGAGCTGGTTAATGGCTTATCGCAGCTTTGTGCGCAGGACCCTAATCAGTTTTCGGTGCCTAATGGTGCTTTGCCAGCAACAGTGCCAAGTTATCCCTATACCAGCGTATCGCCAGAGCAATTACAACACCGTCCTGATCTGGTGCAATTCATTCGGCAGAATCAGATCGCGGCTGCACAGGTCACAGTTCAGCAAAATAGTACAATGCCGCGCGTAAACCTGGTTGGTTCCGCAGGTTTACTATCGGGCCGGATTGGTCCATGGATAAATCCGACCAGCGCAACGTACATACTAGGCTTCAATGCCTCGGTCCCCCTTTATGAAGGCCATCGGGCGCGGCAGAACATAGCCCTCGCGAAACAGGCAATCCAGAGCAATCAGCAAACGTACCTGCAGGCAATTCAGTTAGCTCAACGCGATGCCGAAACGGCGCTCGATAACCTTACGTTGTTACGTCAGCAGATTGACTTGCAAGGTCAAACGCTGACATTAGCTCGCCGGACGGAACAGTATAACCGCGAACTTTACGTTCGAGGATTGGCTACGTATCTGGAAGTGCTTGATGCCCAACGAACTATTCTGACAACCGAACAACAGTTAGTACAGCTTCGGAGCCAGGAGTCACAATATGCCGTTGCGTTGTTGCGTGCGGTTGGGGGAGACTGGTAG
- a CDS encoding mannose-1-phosphate guanylyltransferase, whose protein sequence is MNHTYVIIMAGGVGTRFWPFSRTSYPKQFHDVLGTGRTLLQQTADRFNGICPPENIYIVTSSLYKDLCQEQLPQLSDDQVLCEPIARNTAPCVAYACYKIAQQDPEANIVVAPADHIILKEEEFQRTIQKALEATKEQEILVTLGIQPSRPDTGYGYIQYIPESGEGIKNQRPLRVKTFTEKPHLELAQQFVESGEFVWNAGIFVWNAQTIINAFEAYLPEVAEIFEEGKGAYYTEKESAFVDKAYSLTKSISIDNGIMEKAQNVYVVLSDFGWSDLGTWKSLYEVSDKNEDFNVVDGHIMLYDTKNCIIKTPKDRLVVVNGLDGYIVAEYDNVLMICRKEEEQKVKNFVADAKERGTEFV, encoded by the coding sequence ATGAATCATACGTATGTCATTATTATGGCGGGGGGCGTCGGAACACGATTCTGGCCTTTCAGCCGAACAAGTTATCCTAAGCAATTCCACGATGTTCTCGGCACAGGCCGAACACTACTTCAACAAACGGCCGATCGCTTTAATGGTATTTGCCCCCCCGAAAATATTTATATAGTTACCAGTTCACTCTACAAAGACCTTTGTCAGGAGCAGTTACCACAGCTTTCGGATGATCAGGTTTTGTGTGAACCAATTGCCCGGAACACGGCTCCCTGCGTTGCCTATGCCTGTTATAAAATAGCCCAGCAAGATCCGGAAGCGAATATTGTCGTTGCTCCTGCCGATCATATTATCCTGAAAGAAGAAGAGTTTCAGCGTACGATTCAAAAGGCGCTGGAAGCTACGAAAGAGCAGGAGATTTTGGTAACGCTTGGTATTCAGCCAAGCCGACCTGATACTGGCTATGGTTATATCCAATACATTCCCGAATCGGGCGAGGGTATTAAAAACCAACGTCCGTTGCGGGTAAAAACATTTACCGAAAAGCCACACCTTGAACTGGCACAACAGTTTGTCGAAAGTGGCGAATTCGTTTGGAATGCAGGTATTTTCGTCTGGAATGCCCAGACAATTATCAACGCATTTGAGGCATACTTACCCGAAGTTGCCGAAATTTTTGAAGAAGGAAAAGGCGCTTATTACACCGAGAAAGAAAGTGCGTTTGTCGATAAGGCATACTCGCTTACGAAGAGCATCTCTATCGATAATGGCATCATGGAGAAAGCTCAAAACGTATATGTTGTTCTGAGTGATTTTGGCTGGTCGGATTTGGGCACCTGGAAATCTTTGTATGAAGTATCGGATAAGAACGAAGACTTCAATGTGGTTGACGGTCATATCATGCTTTACGATACCAAAAATTGCATTATCAAAACGCCAAAAGATCGCCTGGTCGTGGTGAATGGCCTGGATGGCTATATTGTGGCTGAATACGACAACGTTCTGATGATCTGCCGCAAGGAGGAAGAACAGAAAGTGAAGAACTTTGTCGCCGATGCTAAAGAACGAGGCACGGAGTTTGTTTAG
- a CDS encoding cyclase family protein — translation MQKRVKFDFEFYFTNGGSLKGEDFRLDIEGETISDQALIDYVIADLRLLMVGQARILNKEIITEAHKRASTEKTGRRNRLIDLSHTIEAGLVTYKGLPAPIVCDYLSRENSRQFYEAGTEFQIGKIEMVTNTGTYLDCPFHRFEHGKDLSEVGLEAFTNLEGIVISVPYSETLAVTEAHLLNYELRNRAVLIHTGWDEFWNTETYYENHPFLTADAAAYLRDCGVKLVGIDSHNIDDTTGKSRPVHTTLLGADILIVEHLCNLALVPQTGFTFSAVPPKFKGVGTFPVRAMATVY, via the coding sequence ATGCAGAAACGAGTTAAGTTCGATTTTGAGTTCTACTTTACCAATGGGGGTAGTTTAAAAGGGGAAGATTTCCGACTGGATATTGAAGGCGAGACGATTTCGGATCAGGCCCTAATAGATTACGTTATTGCTGATTTACGCCTACTAATGGTTGGTCAGGCCCGTATTCTCAATAAAGAAATTATAACCGAAGCACACAAACGCGCATCGACCGAAAAAACGGGAAGGCGAAATCGGCTTATTGACTTGAGTCATACAATTGAAGCGGGTCTGGTTACCTATAAAGGGCTCCCCGCCCCTATTGTTTGTGACTACCTGAGTCGCGAAAACTCGCGCCAGTTTTATGAAGCAGGCACGGAGTTCCAAATTGGCAAAATTGAGATGGTGACCAATACAGGTACCTATCTGGATTGCCCGTTTCATCGGTTTGAGCACGGGAAAGACTTATCAGAAGTAGGTCTGGAAGCATTTACAAATCTGGAAGGCATTGTTATAAGCGTACCTTATTCCGAAACACTGGCCGTTACAGAAGCTCATTTACTGAATTATGAACTTCGGAACCGCGCCGTTTTAATTCATACGGGCTGGGATGAATTCTGGAACACTGAAACTTACTACGAAAATCACCCGTTTCTGACCGCTGATGCTGCGGCCTATCTACGCGATTGTGGCGTTAAGTTAGTTGGGATTGACTCGCACAATATTGATGATACAACCGGCAAAAGCCGCCCGGTACACACAACCTTGTTAGGAGCCGATATTTTGATTGTCGAACATTTGTGCAACTTGGCGCTAGTGCCCCAAACAGGCTTTACGTTTAGCGCCGTTCCGCCTAAGTTTAAAGGTGTTGGAACATTTCCGGTACGCGCAATGGCCACTGTTTACTAA
- the thiL gene encoding thiamine-phosphate kinase — MTDLNTLGEIGLIERIRQATSQPTHPETIRGIGDDAAVFDWGDEYGLLTTDMLVEGIHFDLTYVPLKHLGYKAVTFGVSDIAAMNGLPIQATISIGLSSRFPVEAIDELYEGIRAACEAYNVDLVGGDTTSSRSGLIISVSVLGKVPKDLITYRNTAQPNDVICVTGDLGAAYLGLQLLEREKQVFLADPNMQPNLSEERAYLVQRQLRPDARTDMVHELRDLGIRPTAMIDISDGLASELLHLCQQSGTGAVIFDENLPIDDQTHLAADEFKISPVTAALNGGEDYELLFTVRPQAFEKLETNARITAIGYLTPDPNQLVLSTKAGQQTPIRAQGWERKS, encoded by the coding sequence ATGACAGACTTAAATACACTTGGCGAAATCGGATTAATTGAACGAATTCGGCAGGCTACCTCTCAACCTACACACCCTGAAACCATACGTGGTATTGGCGACGATGCCGCTGTGTTTGACTGGGGCGATGAATACGGCTTACTTACCACCGACATGCTCGTAGAGGGTATTCATTTTGACCTAACCTACGTACCGCTGAAACATCTCGGTTATAAAGCTGTAACCTTTGGCGTATCAGATATTGCCGCCATGAATGGTTTACCCATACAGGCAACAATTAGTATTGGATTAAGCAGCCGATTCCCCGTTGAGGCTATCGATGAGCTGTACGAAGGTATCCGGGCGGCCTGCGAAGCCTACAATGTAGATTTAGTTGGGGGCGATACGACTTCCTCTCGTTCGGGGTTAATTATTTCCGTCTCCGTTCTGGGAAAAGTCCCTAAGGATTTAATTACGTACCGAAATACAGCCCAGCCAAACGACGTAATTTGCGTAACGGGCGATTTGGGTGCCGCTTATCTGGGTTTGCAGTTGTTAGAACGCGAAAAACAGGTGTTTCTCGCTGACCCGAATATGCAACCCAATTTGTCGGAAGAGCGAGCCTATCTGGTTCAGCGTCAACTTCGCCCCGATGCCCGCACCGATATGGTTCATGAGCTTCGTGATCTCGGCATTCGGCCTACGGCTATGATCGATATTTCGGATGGATTAGCTTCTGAACTACTCCATCTTTGTCAGCAATCGGGTACGGGAGCGGTAATTTTTGACGAAAACTTACCGATAGATGACCAGACGCATTTGGCTGCCGACGAGTTCAAGATAAGTCCGGTGACGGCCGCGTTGAATGGTGGTGAGGACTATGAGCTATTATTTACGGTTCGTCCGCAGGCGTTTGAAAAATTGGAAACCAACGCCCGCATTACGGCCATCGGCTACCTAACGCCCGACCCAAACCAACTTGTTTTATCCACAAAAGCTGGCCAACAAACGCCTATTCGGGCACAAGGCTGGGAGAGGAAAAGCTGA